Proteins from a genomic interval of Lathamus discolor isolate bLatDis1 chromosome 11, bLatDis1.hap1, whole genome shotgun sequence:
- the TOMM34 gene encoding mitochondrial import receptor subunit TOM34, translating to MALRAAVAPPAGPRLTPPWYRRFRPPPEASGERPARPGREGRSRPGAGSSAMAASPSDLRRAGNEEFRRGQYGPAAELYTRALELLEAAGEAAAEERSVLLANRAACHLKDGACSLCVADCDRALDLVPFGIKPLLRRAAAYEALERYPQAYVDYKTVLQVDCSVQAAHDGVNRMTKALLEKDGVNWRQKLPPIPTVPISAQTRWSAPSAGAPGANTPPATAPQREPDKAAANTERARTLKEEGNELVKKGNHKKAVEKYSESLKLNQECATYTNRALCYLTLKQYKEAVEDCTEALRLDPKNVKALYRRAQALKELEDYKSSIADIKSLLKTEPKNTAALRLLQELNRA from the exons ATGGCGCTGCGGGCGGCGGTCGCTCCTCCGGCCGGTCCCCGCCTCACCCCTCCATGGTACCGCCGCTTCCGCCCGCCGCCGGAAGCCAGCGGGGAGCGCCCGGCCCGCCCTGGCAGAGAGGGGCGGTCCCGGCCCGGCGCGGGCAGCAGCGCGATGGCGGCATCGcccagcgacctgcgccgggcCGGCAATGAGGAGTTCCGGCGCGGGCAGTACGGGCCGGCCGCAGAGCTTTACACCCGTgcgctggagctgctggaggccgCAG GGGAGGCCGCCGCCGAGGAGCGGAGCGTGCTGCTCGCCAACCGCGCCGCCTGCCACCTCAAGGACGGCGCCTGCAGCCTCTGCGTCGCCGACTGCGATAG AGCTCTCGACCTGGTTCCCTTCGGGATCAAGCCCCTCCTCAGGCGGGCAGCGGCGTACGAGGCTCTGGAGAGGTACCCGCAGGCCTACGTAGACTACAAGACGGTGCTGCAGGTGGACTGCTCCGTGCAGGCAGCGCACGATGGTGTCAACAG GATGACTAAAGCCCTCCTggagaaggatggtgtgaactGGCGCCAGAAGCTCCCACCAATCCCCACAGTCCCCATTTCTGCCCAGACGAGGTGGAGCGCTCCTTCTGCCGGAGCCCCTGGGGCAAACACTCCTCCTGCAACTGCACCACAAAGAGAACCAG ACAAGGCTGCTGCTAACACAGAGAGAGCTCGAACtctgaaggaagaaggaaatgaacTTGTAAAGAAAGGAAACCATAAGAAAGCAGTTGAGAAGTACAGTGAGAGTTTAAAGCTCAACCAGGAATGTGCAACTTACACCAACAG AGCACTCTGTTACCTGACTCTGAAGCAATACAAGGAGGCAGTAGAGGACTGCACAGAAGCTTTGAGATTAGATCCTAAAAATGTTAAGGCGCTCTACAGACGTGCTCAGGCACTGAAAGAACTGGAG GATTACAAATCAAGTATTGCAGATATCAAGAGCTTGTTGAAAACTGAACCAAAGAACACAGCTGCACTGAGATTACTGCAGGAACTGAACAGAGCCTAG
- the PABPC1L gene encoding polyadenylate-binding protein 1-like isoform X1 encodes MNASGPGYPLASLYVGDLHPDVTEAMLYEKFSPAGPIMSIRVCRDVATRRSLGYAYINFHQPVDAERALDTMNFDVIKGRPIRIMWSQRDPRLRKSGVGNIFIKNLDDSIDNKALYDTFSAFGNILSCKVVCDENGSRGYGFVHFETHEAATRAIETMNGMLLNDRKVFVGNFKSRKEREAEFGAKAMEFTNVYIKNFGDDMDDNRLREIFSKFGKTLSVKVMMDSTGRSKGFGFVNFEKHEEAQKAVADMNGKEINGRMVYVGRAQKRLERQSELKRKFEQIKQERVSRYQGVNLYVKNLDDGIDDERLRKEFSPYGTITSAKVMTEGGHSKGFGFVCFSSPEEATKAVTEMNGRIVSTKPLYVALAQRKEERKAILTNQYMQRLATMRALPGPLLGSFHPPPGYFLPPIPPPQPRATFYGSSPVVPVRPGTRWSAQPSRPPPTYPAATPILRAAVQPRRLLSNISTVRQASTQVPRVPPQVQRVANIGTQTVSTRVPLSPTLPRGTPQYKYSSAVRNIQPMGHMSPVVAPQVGEPAVHIQGQEPLTASMLAAAPPQEQKQMIGERLYPLIHAMHPTLAGKITGMLLEIDNSELLLLLESPDSLHSKIEEAVAVLQAHQATESSHKGSAGLYLQ; translated from the exons ATGAACGCCAGCGGCCCTGGCTACCCCTTAGCCTCTCTCTATGTGGGAGACCTGCACCCGGATGTGACCGAAGCCATGCTCTATGAGAAGTTCTCACCTGCTGGGCCCATCATGTCCATCCGAGTCTGCCGGGACGTCGCCACGCGCCGATCGCTGGGCTATGCCTACATCAACTTCCATCAGCCTGTGGATG CTGAGCGGGCCCTGGACACCATGAACTTCGACGTGATCAAAGGCCGTCCCATCCGCATCATGTGGTCCCAGCGGGACCCCAGGCTCAGGAAGTCAGGGGTTGGAAACATCTTCATCAAGAACCTGGACGACTCCATTGATAACAAAGCCCTGTACGACACGTTCTCTGCCTTCGGAAACATCCTGTCATGCAAG GTGGTTTGTGACGAAAACGGATCCCGTGGCTATGGCTTTGTTCACTTCGAGACTCACGAGGCAGCAACTCGGGCCATTGAGACCATGAATGGGATGTTGCTCAATGACCGGAAGGT GTTTGTTGGCAATTTCAAATCCCGCAAAGAGCGCGAGGCGGAGTTTGGGGCTAAAGCGATGGAGTTCACCAACGTCTACATCAAAAACTTTGGGGATGACATGGATGATAACAGGCTGCGGGAAATATTCTCCAAGTTCG GAAAGACGCTAAGTGTCAAAGTCATGATGGACAGCACCGGCCGCTCAAAGGGCTTTGGATTTGTCAACTTCGAGAAGCATGAAGAAGCCCAGAAG GCGGTGGCTGACATGAACGGGAAGGAGATCAACGGGCGCATGGTGTACGTGGGCCGAGCGCAGAAGCGGCTGGAGCGGCAGAGCGAGCTGAAGAGGAAATTCGAGCAGATCAAGCAGGAGCGAGTGAGCAGGTACCAG GGGGTCAACCTGTATGTGAAGAACCTGGATGATGGGATAGATGAcgagaggctgaggaaggagTTCTCTCCATATGGCACCATCACCAGTGCCAAG GTGATGACAGAGGGTGGCCACAGCAAAGGGTTTGGCTTTGTATGTTTTTCCTCCCCAGAAGAGGCTACCAAGGCCGTGACAGAAATGAACGGGCGGATTGTCAGCACTAAGCCTCTCTACGTTGCACTCGCTCAAAGGAAAGAGGAGCGGAAAGCGATCCTCACCAACCAGTACATGCAGAGATTAGCCACCATGAGGGCCCTGCCTGGCCCTCTCCTGGGCTCCTTCCACCCCCCGCCAGGGTACTTCTTGCCCCCTATTCCTCCG CCACAACCCAGAGCTACTTTCTACGGCTCCAGCCCAGTTGTCCCGGTCCGTCCTGGCACTCGCTGGAGTGCGCAGCCCTCCCGGCCTCCCC CCACGTATCCTGCAGCTACTCCCATCCTGAGGGCTGCCGTGCAGCCCCGGCGCCTGCTCTCCAACATCAGCACCGTGAGACAGGCGTCCACCCAAGTGCCCCGTGTGCCCCCCCAGGTGCAGAGAGTGG CCAACATCGGGACGCAGACGGTCAGCACTCGGGTGCCCTTGTCGCCCACCCTGCCGCGGGGCACCCCGCAGTACAAGTACTCCTCAGCCGTCAGGAACATCCAGCCCATGGGGCACATGTCGCCTGTGGTGGCCCCGCAG GTGGGAGAACCTGCTGTGCACATCCAGGGCCAGGAGCCCCTGACAGCATCCATGCTTGCAGCAGCCCCTCCTCAGGAGCAGAAGCAAATGATAG GGGAGCGCCTCTACCCTCTGATCCATGCCATGCATCCCACGCTGGCTGGCAAGAtcactgggatgctgctggagatAGACAattctgagctgctgctgctcctggaatCACCCGACTCCCTGCACTCCAAG ATTGAGGAGGCGGTCGCTGTTCTCCAGGCACACCAGGCCACAGAGAGCTCGCACAAGGGCAGCGCTGGGTTGTACCTGCAGTAA
- the PABPC1L gene encoding polyadenylate-binding protein 1-like isoform X2, producing the protein MNASGPGYPLASLYVGDLHPDVTEAMLYEKFSPAGPIMSIRVCRDVATRRSLGYAYINFHQPVDAERALDTMNFDVIKGRPIRIMWSQRDPRLRKSGVGNIFIKNLDDSIDNKALYDTFSAFGNILSCKVVCDENGSRGYGFVHFETHEAATRAIETMNGMLLNDRKVFVGNFKSRKEREAEFGAKAMEFTNVYIKNFGDDMDDNRLREIFSKFGKTLSVKVMMDSTGRSKGFGFVNFEKHEEAQKAVADMNGKEINGRMVYVGRAQKRLERQSELKRKFEQIKQERVSRYQGVNLYVKNLDDGIDDERLRKEFSPYGTITSAKKRLPRP; encoded by the exons ATGAACGCCAGCGGCCCTGGCTACCCCTTAGCCTCTCTCTATGTGGGAGACCTGCACCCGGATGTGACCGAAGCCATGCTCTATGAGAAGTTCTCACCTGCTGGGCCCATCATGTCCATCCGAGTCTGCCGGGACGTCGCCACGCGCCGATCGCTGGGCTATGCCTACATCAACTTCCATCAGCCTGTGGATG CTGAGCGGGCCCTGGACACCATGAACTTCGACGTGATCAAAGGCCGTCCCATCCGCATCATGTGGTCCCAGCGGGACCCCAGGCTCAGGAAGTCAGGGGTTGGAAACATCTTCATCAAGAACCTGGACGACTCCATTGATAACAAAGCCCTGTACGACACGTTCTCTGCCTTCGGAAACATCCTGTCATGCAAG GTGGTTTGTGACGAAAACGGATCCCGTGGCTATGGCTTTGTTCACTTCGAGACTCACGAGGCAGCAACTCGGGCCATTGAGACCATGAATGGGATGTTGCTCAATGACCGGAAGGT GTTTGTTGGCAATTTCAAATCCCGCAAAGAGCGCGAGGCGGAGTTTGGGGCTAAAGCGATGGAGTTCACCAACGTCTACATCAAAAACTTTGGGGATGACATGGATGATAACAGGCTGCGGGAAATATTCTCCAAGTTCG GAAAGACGCTAAGTGTCAAAGTCATGATGGACAGCACCGGCCGCTCAAAGGGCTTTGGATTTGTCAACTTCGAGAAGCATGAAGAAGCCCAGAAG GCGGTGGCTGACATGAACGGGAAGGAGATCAACGGGCGCATGGTGTACGTGGGCCGAGCGCAGAAGCGGCTGGAGCGGCAGAGCGAGCTGAAGAGGAAATTCGAGCAGATCAAGCAGGAGCGAGTGAGCAGGTACCAG GGGGTCAACCTGTATGTGAAGAACCTGGATGATGGGATAGATGAcgagaggctgaggaaggagTTCTCTCCATATGGCACCATCACCAGTGCCAAG AAGAGGCTACCAAGGCCGTGA